Proteins co-encoded in one uncultured Draconibacterium sp. genomic window:
- a CDS encoding NHL repeat-containing protein, whose translation MKALLFLSLILFLEACTQESEPVLTTVAGASDTTLLVEPFGMCPDGNGNFFIADVGKHCISRVTSDGEVKVFAGTEKPGAADGDLETAGFNSPSGLCFDKNGNIYVAGFGGQNVRKITPDGAVTTVAGTGEEGYLDGSAGEALFSSPRGICIDSKGNLFVADCWNHRIRKISPDGMVSTFAGGGKRGELVVNDWKDGPDTTARFDAPCGLAIDAHDNIFVADANNNSIRKITPDGMVTTLAGTDHRKGLADGTKEEAILNVPTELYAAPDGTIYFSDTYNHCIRKITPDEQVITLVGTGEEGFTAQEPLESLLSNPRGICVYNGFLYFVEMGNHTLRKLKL comes from the coding sequence ATGAAAGCACTTTTGTTTCTATCTCTGATCCTGTTTTTGGAAGCCTGTACACAGGAGTCCGAACCTGTTTTAACCACTGTTGCCGGAGCTTCGGATACTACTTTGCTGGTAGAACCTTTTGGCATGTGTCCCGACGGCAATGGCAATTTCTTTATTGCCGATGTGGGTAAACATTGTATTAGCCGCGTAACTTCCGATGGAGAAGTAAAAGTGTTTGCCGGAACTGAAAAGCCGGGAGCTGCTGACGGTGATCTCGAAACTGCCGGTTTTAACAGTCCATCTGGACTGTGTTTTGATAAAAACGGCAACATTTATGTAGCCGGATTTGGCGGGCAAAACGTTCGGAAGATAACGCCCGATGGAGCGGTTACAACTGTTGCCGGAACAGGTGAAGAAGGTTATCTGGATGGTTCTGCCGGTGAAGCGCTTTTTAGTTCGCCACGTGGTATTTGTATCGATTCAAAAGGAAACCTATTTGTGGCCGATTGCTGGAACCACCGTATTCGCAAAATATCTCCCGACGGAATGGTAAGTACTTTTGCCGGAGGTGGCAAACGGGGCGAGTTGGTGGTAAACGACTGGAAAGATGGTCCCGACACCACTGCTCGTTTTGATGCTCCATGTGGACTGGCGATCGATGCACACGACAACATTTTTGTGGCTGATGCCAATAATAACAGTATTCGAAAAATTACACCCGATGGAATGGTAACAACCCTGGCCGGAACCGACCACCGCAAAGGTCTTGCTGACGGGACAAAAGAAGAGGCAATTCTGAATGTGCCCACAGAACTATATGCTGCTCCCGACGGAACGATTTATTTCTCCGACACTTATAACCACTGCATCCGAAAAATTACCCCCGACGAGCAGGTGATAACACTTGTAGGAACCGGAGAAGAAGGATTTACAGCGCAAGAGCCGTTGGAATCTTTACTTAGTAATCCGCGTGGAATTTGTGTTTATAACGGTTTCCTTTATTTTGTCGAAATGGGGAATCATACGCTTCGCAAGTTGAAGCTCTAA
- a CDS encoding Crp/Fnr family transcriptional regulator — MNEARKIVHMIAEYFHPLDQKEQELLSSILKEKKLKKGEFLLKEGDVAHDIYWVGKGMLRQFYYKDGREVTEHFACENQGALCINSLFLQKPSSILVQSLEDSTIFLMPYEEFIKLAQKHPQLATLLRKILEGSLIVSQEKADSWRFETAQERYKRFLREYPDAAKRASVNHIASYLLMTPESLSRVRAGKL; from the coding sequence ATGAATGAAGCCAGGAAGATAGTGCACATGATTGCGGAGTATTTTCATCCGCTCGATCAGAAAGAACAAGAATTGCTTAGCTCTATTTTGAAAGAGAAAAAATTAAAAAAGGGTGAGTTCCTGCTAAAAGAAGGCGATGTTGCGCACGATATTTATTGGGTTGGAAAAGGCATGCTGCGGCAATTTTACTACAAAGACGGCCGCGAAGTTACCGAACATTTTGCCTGCGAAAACCAGGGTGCCCTTTGTATTAACAGTTTGTTCCTTCAAAAACCATCGTCGATACTGGTTCAGTCTCTTGAAGACAGCACAATCTTTTTAATGCCCTACGAAGAATTCATTAAACTGGCACAAAAACATCCGCAACTGGCTACATTACTGCGAAAGATTTTAGAGGGATCGTTGATTGTATCGCAAGAAAAAGCCGACTCGTGGCGTTTCGAAACTGCCCAGGAACGCTACAAGCGTTTTCTGCGCGAATACCCCGATGCTGCCAAACGTGCCTCGGTAAACCATATTGCCTCCTACCTGCTAATGACACCGGAGTCGCTTAGCCGCGTGAGAGCCGGGAAATTGTAA